A stretch of the Corynebacterium maris DSM 45190 genome encodes the following:
- the arsC gene encoding arsenate reductase (glutaredoxin) (This arsenate reductase requires both glutathione and glutaredoxin to convert arsenate to arsenite, after which the efflux transporter formed by ArsA and ArsB can extrude the arsenite from the cell, providing resistance.), whose product MDRIYHNPQCSTSREALKTLKAAGRDPEVIKYLDAPPSREELARLIADAGLSVHQAVRTREPAYQDAGLSKDSSDDELLDAMMKTPRLIQRPIVVTDKGVRIPRPLSLLDEII is encoded by the coding sequence ATGGATCGGATCTACCACAACCCCCAGTGCTCCACCTCCCGTGAAGCGTTGAAGACGCTCAAGGCCGCCGGCCGCGACCCCGAGGTAATCAAGTACCTCGACGCCCCGCCGAGCAGGGAGGAACTCGCCCGGCTGATCGCGGACGCTGGCCTGAGCGTGCACCAAGCCGTGCGCACCCGCGAGCCCGCCTACCAGGACGCTGGCCTGAGCAAGGACAGCAGCGACGATGAACTGCTGGACGCGATGATGAAGACGCCGCGGCTGATCCAGCGACCCATCGTGGTCACCGACAAAGGCGTCCGCATTCCCCGCCCCCTGTCACTGCTGGACGAGATTATCTAG
- a CDS encoding HNH endonuclease signature motif containing protein: protein MATTLADGHDLTDTDLLTSLTCAHDDLTRHKARFLISLAEFDARDLARAAGAPSTVCWLGRALDVADKTAYEYLGVSRTLGKFPLIAAAFLAAELSYSKIRLLASHLTPENEAELLALAVALSLNELALALAGRRSVDDDDGPREDSFKMWIDKNTGRYRFSGDLSPELGAKFAAALKCGELANLRDLADVDPQERADDEAVGELIDAAEAEAPALPATDGKGHPVTRFGPPLRSALLSGLLGMMNLARTAETSARQAPGAQVHVMVTEDGHAFLPANPGAPSDLLKDLVLNGRFRGHLLDAKGVTMKMGRARRLVTPGQETALLARWMFQCAMPACNHARFLEFHHIVEYSAGGCTDTDNLIPLCSACHALVTSGMAKIEVEGAALRFSFRDGSVYLSQNRSLPMKVGQEPGLFDAPAAEWRGDWDESGALSFDDDDSARAEKPAPARGLDNLVQQ, encoded by the coding sequence TTGGCCACCACGCTCGCTGACGGCCACGACCTGACCGACACCGACCTACTGACCTCTCTGACCTGCGCCCACGACGACCTGACCCGCCACAAAGCCCGTTTTTTGATCTCGCTCGCGGAGTTCGACGCCCGCGACCTGGCTCGCGCGGCCGGAGCGCCTTCCACGGTGTGTTGGCTGGGCCGCGCCCTGGACGTCGCGGATAAAACCGCCTACGAATACCTCGGCGTCTCCCGGACACTGGGAAAATTTCCGCTGATCGCCGCCGCTTTCCTCGCGGCGGAGCTGTCCTACTCGAAGATCCGTCTTCTGGCCTCGCACCTGACGCCCGAGAACGAGGCCGAGCTGTTGGCGCTGGCGGTCGCGCTGAGCCTGAACGAACTGGCCTTAGCGCTCGCCGGCCGTCGCAGCGTCGACGACGATGACGGTCCGCGCGAGGACAGCTTCAAGATGTGGATCGACAAAAACACCGGCCGGTACCGCTTCTCCGGGGACCTGAGCCCCGAACTCGGGGCGAAGTTCGCCGCCGCCCTGAAGTGCGGGGAACTGGCGAACCTGCGGGATCTGGCAGACGTCGACCCGCAGGAGCGCGCCGACGATGAAGCGGTCGGCGAACTCATCGACGCCGCCGAGGCGGAAGCTCCGGCGCTGCCCGCCACCGACGGGAAAGGCCACCCCGTCACCCGGTTCGGACCGCCACTGCGCTCCGCGTTGCTGTCCGGGTTGCTGGGCATGATGAACCTCGCCCGCACGGCCGAGACGAGCGCGCGGCAGGCTCCGGGCGCGCAGGTGCACGTGATGGTCACCGAGGACGGCCACGCCTTTCTGCCAGCCAACCCGGGGGCGCCTTCCGACCTGCTCAAGGACCTGGTTCTCAACGGCCGGTTCCGGGGGCATCTGCTCGACGCCAAGGGGGTGACCATGAAGATGGGGCGGGCCCGCCGGCTGGTGACCCCGGGGCAAGAGACGGCGTTGCTGGCGCGGTGGATGTTTCAGTGCGCGATGCCGGCGTGCAACCACGCCCGTTTCCTGGAGTTCCACCACATCGTGGAGTATTCCGCCGGGGGATGCACGGACACGGACAACCTCATCCCGTTGTGCTCCGCGTGCCATGCGTTGGTGACCTCCGGCATGGCGAAGATCGAGGTCGAAGGCGCGGCGTTGCGGTTTTCTTTCCGCGACGGCAGCGTCTACCTGTCCCAGAACCGTAGCCTTCCGATGAAGGTGGGGCAGGAGCCGGGGTTATTCGACGCCCCCGCGGCGGAGTGGCGCGGCGACTGGGATGAGTCGGGCGCCCTGAGTTTCGACGACGATGATTCTGCACGTGCAGAAAAACCGGCGCCGGCAAGGGGGCTAGATAATCTCGTCCAGCAGTGA
- a CDS encoding DUF402 domain-containing protein, which yields MDLHPIKHESFDVRSRINTDPKGFLRQVDAYRPTDFGLYMARGADHPRFGYLESWLLPDLNLRANIFHFRAGVDERQDFYFDVAHVERGAPDGGIWTTRDLYVDLVSVTGESVDVLDIDELSAACAAGLISAQDTELAIDATLTAVEGITRHHDDAMAWLGSLGYDVTWAEHVELAPEM from the coding sequence GTGGATCTGCACCCGATCAAGCACGAAAGTTTTGACGTCCGGTCGCGCATCAACACCGACCCCAAGGGATTCCTCCGCCAGGTGGACGCCTACCGACCCACCGATTTCGGCCTGTACATGGCCCGCGGCGCCGACCACCCGCGATTCGGTTACCTGGAATCCTGGCTGCTGCCCGACCTGAATCTGCGCGCGAACATCTTCCACTTCCGCGCCGGCGTCGATGAGCGCCAGGACTTCTACTTCGACGTCGCCCACGTCGAACGCGGCGCACCCGACGGCGGGATCTGGACCACCCGCGACCTCTACGTCGACCTGGTGTCCGTCACCGGCGAATCGGTGGACGTCCTCGACATCGACGAATTGTCCGCCGCCTGCGCCGCCGGCCTGATCAGCGCGCAAGACACGGAGTTGGCCATCGACGCCACCCTCACCGCCGTCGAGGGCATCACCCGCCACCACGACGACGCCATGGCGTGGTTGGGCTCCCTCGGCTACGACGTAACATGGGCCGAACACGTCGAACTCGCCCCGGAGATGTAA
- a CDS encoding MFS transporter produces the protein MRTTAPAGVGLMFATNGAAFASLLPWYPTLKDQWQLSDALFGLLVACFAAGSLLSTALPAWAERRFGPRATVLAGTLVLAVAAAAVGVAPGAWAFAFILLVFGVFDAVVDVSQNVIGVRVQDALGRSILSSLHACWSLGAVVGSAAATWAATSGVGVTTHLTVAAAVIAAAVVLAAWLVGPLPRPALAVGDPGNAAARRVPLTRILWLSLPVALVAGSGTVVEDVANNWAGLAAVSFAGVPLPQAGVALTVVLSAQMIGRFTGDMLINRFGRAVVARAGGLFIAAGGVFVIFAHESAPLYAGLALAGFGCATLVPSAYAAAGTLPGLRPSDGVTAVSWLMRVGFLAASPVIGLIAEWSGLRVALGVLVVVGVAAALCAPALRARGQELVGSKE, from the coding sequence GTGCGCACGACGGCGCCCGCCGGGGTCGGGCTGATGTTCGCCACCAACGGCGCCGCCTTTGCGTCCCTGCTGCCCTGGTACCCCACGCTGAAGGACCAGTGGCAGCTTTCCGACGCCCTCTTCGGCCTGCTGGTGGCCTGCTTCGCGGCGGGCTCACTGCTGTCCACGGCGTTGCCCGCCTGGGCCGAGCGGCGCTTCGGTCCCCGCGCCACGGTGCTGGCCGGCACCCTCGTGCTCGCCGTGGCGGCCGCCGCCGTCGGCGTCGCCCCCGGGGCGTGGGCGTTCGCCTTCATCCTGCTGGTGTTCGGGGTGTTCGACGCCGTCGTCGACGTCTCCCAGAACGTCATCGGCGTGCGGGTGCAGGACGCCCTCGGCCGTTCGATCTTGTCCTCCCTGCACGCCTGCTGGTCCCTGGGGGCGGTCGTCGGCAGCGCCGCCGCCACCTGGGCCGCGACCAGCGGCGTCGGCGTCACGACCCACCTGACGGTCGCCGCGGCAGTCATCGCCGCCGCCGTCGTCCTCGCCGCCTGGCTGGTCGGCCCACTTCCGCGCCCGGCCCTGGCCGTCGGCGACCCCGGGAACGCCGCCGCACGCCGCGTCCCGCTGACTCGCATTCTGTGGTTGTCGCTGCCCGTCGCCCTGGTGGCCGGCTCGGGCACGGTTGTCGAGGACGTCGCCAACAACTGGGCCGGACTGGCGGCCGTGTCTTTCGCCGGGGTGCCGCTGCCGCAGGCGGGCGTCGCCCTGACCGTGGTGCTCAGCGCCCAGATGATCGGACGCTTCACCGGCGACATGCTGATCAACCGTTTCGGCCGGGCCGTCGTGGCCCGCGCGGGCGGGTTGTTCATCGCCGCCGGGGGAGTGTTCGTGATCTTCGCCCACGAGTCCGCCCCGCTGTACGCCGGCCTGGCTCTGGCTGGCTTCGGCTGCGCCACGCTGGTGCCCAGCGCCTACGCCGCCGCAGGCACGCTGCCGGGCCTGCGCCCCAGCGACGGGGTCACCGCCGTCAGCTGGCTGATGCGGGTGGGGTTCCTGGCGGCCAGCCCCGTCATCGGCCTGATCGCCGAGTGGAGCGGCCTGCGCGTGGCGCTGGGCGTGCTCGTCGTCGTCGGTGTCGCTGCGGCGCTCTGTGCACCGGCATTGCGCGCCCGGGGACAAGAGCTGGTAGGTAGTAAAGAATGA
- a CDS encoding Rv1157c family protein, with translation MSRPHTLPARRAIAAIAATLLAAVVAVAAPAQASASSLPNLPPPPELPDLSQNVWLDELGRPTQHTQDQVRLLADQPWVPDEASDLMLTALHFFAGTGEPGGPPLPEEAPTFTQFYWPTVSGNCIGDGLNSVGSALAVPGPADIPAPGAAPGQTAFLFTALGTAPAAGEQHMTVRWFNIDTLTYGETPLTDHGINPDGPATVSGVGDTGNGRILALVEGTVTTEDNACSFLPTAAFIEAR, from the coding sequence GTGTCCCGCCCCCACACCCTCCCCGCGCGTCGCGCCATCGCGGCCATCGCCGCCACCCTGCTCGCCGCCGTCGTCGCCGTCGCCGCACCGGCACAGGCCTCCGCCTCCTCCCTCCCGAACCTTCCTCCCCCGCCGGAATTGCCCGACCTCTCCCAGAACGTCTGGCTGGATGAACTCGGCCGCCCGACGCAGCACACGCAAGACCAGGTCCGCCTCCTCGCCGACCAGCCCTGGGTGCCCGACGAGGCCAGCGACCTGATGCTGACCGCGCTGCACTTCTTCGCCGGCACCGGCGAGCCGGGCGGGCCGCCGCTGCCGGAGGAGGCCCCGACCTTCACCCAGTTCTACTGGCCCACGGTCTCCGGAAACTGCATCGGCGACGGGCTGAACTCCGTCGGCTCCGCCCTCGCCGTACCCGGGCCCGCGGACATTCCGGCCCCGGGTGCGGCGCCGGGCCAAACCGCGTTCCTGTTCACCGCGCTGGGCACCGCCCCCGCCGCGGGCGAGCAACACATGACCGTGCGCTGGTTCAACATCGACACCCTCACCTACGGCGAAACCCCGCTGACGGACCACGGCATCAACCCCGACGGCCCCGCCACCGTCTCCGGGGTCGGGGACACCGGTAACGGACGCATCCTGGCGCTGGTCGAAGGCACGGTCACCACCGAAGACAATGCCTGCTCTTTCCTCCCCACCGCCGCATTCATCGAAGCGAGATAG
- a CDS encoding energy-coupling factor transporter transmembrane component T family protein, whose product MNLLAGVNPVTRILAVILIATPLLLSIDPVSATVVLAFTLVMAPLCGMSWWRLLRRSWWLIVAAAVAAVSMLLYGQPGGEVYFSWWLITVTDNSVWLAAAIFLRVLAVALPVIVLSADVDPTDLGDGLSQVLRLPPRFVIGSVAALRLVGLLREDVESMRRARRARGMSDRTGPRYWVGLAFGVLVSSLRRGAKLATAMEARGFGREGRRTWARRSVLHARDWLVMSVALIVGVGSLGVAVWAGTFRFLGLG is encoded by the coding sequence ATGAACCTGCTCGCCGGCGTCAACCCCGTGACCCGCATCCTCGCGGTCATCCTCATCGCCACCCCGCTGCTGCTGAGCATCGACCCCGTCTCCGCGACGGTGGTGCTCGCCTTCACGCTCGTCATGGCGCCGCTGTGCGGGATGTCCTGGTGGCGGCTGCTGCGACGCTCTTGGTGGTTGATTGTCGCCGCCGCCGTCGCGGCCGTTTCCATGCTGCTCTACGGCCAACCCGGCGGCGAAGTCTACTTCTCCTGGTGGCTGATCACCGTCACCGACAACTCCGTGTGGCTCGCCGCCGCCATCTTCCTGCGCGTGCTCGCCGTCGCCCTGCCGGTCATCGTGCTCAGCGCCGACGTCGACCCCACCGACCTCGGCGACGGACTGTCCCAAGTGCTGCGCCTGCCACCGCGATTCGTCATCGGTTCCGTCGCCGCCCTCCGACTGGTGGGGCTGCTGCGCGAGGACGTGGAATCCATGCGCCGGGCGCGCCGGGCCCGCGGGATGTCCGACCGGACGGGGCCGCGGTACTGGGTGGGCCTGGCGTTTGGTGTGTTGGTCTCCTCCTTGCGCCGTGGGGCGAAGCTGGCGACGGCGATGGAGGCGCGCGGTTTCGGTCGGGAGGGACGGCGCACGTGGGCCCGGCGGTCTGTGTTGCATGCCCGGGACTGGCTGGTCATGTCTGTGGCCTTGATCGTGGGGGTTGGATCGCTGGGTGTGGCCGTGTGGGCGGGCACTTTCCGGTTTCTGGGGCTGGGGTGA
- a CDS encoding ABC transporter family substrate-binding protein, translated as MTFRPGLRVAAAMLAAGLLVGCSARPGPAPVVEPEPEPTATTTTTTSRPPSATRTSIGAGVEPLRNGLNPHLVGDSMATVESIADLVLPSAFWRGQMDTNLLVSAEEIDGPAAQTVRYVISPAAQWSDGTPITGADFIYLWRALTTTPGVVDPAGYLAISDIRTSDGGKTVDVDFHQRVDDFRPLFHHLLPSHLAEADASDFATAYFATIPASGGRYMVANVDRARGMITLHRNDRFWGHGAADTDVLSLKEVDSVNQGVDLLRTGQISYLDVVPEETSVAAYELLPDTQVRLVDGPGQLQLTFSVTSDILSAPEARAEFAGLIDVPFIARQAAGRSANLAVPEHIPPNGQPLTLLQEATGGQPLRIAADPAGEQASAAARTLVNVLARAEVDAELVSTDLIDVAGRRLPAGDVDAVVAWSRDDDTRPTAVSPLLCPADPADPRLRNFSGFCAPETQEALSASLAGELDAEQTEAILRGVNQAETLVVPLLDERRVVVLGQGIVGPDPDLNAWTTGLGAASTWKRQEP; from the coding sequence ATGACGTTTCGTCCCGGTCTGCGCGTGGCGGCGGCGATGCTGGCCGCCGGCCTCCTCGTCGGTTGCTCCGCCCGCCCAGGCCCGGCGCCGGTCGTGGAGCCGGAACCTGAGCCGACCGCCACCACCACGACCACCACCAGCCGTCCGCCGAGCGCGACTCGGACGTCCATCGGCGCGGGGGTGGAGCCGCTGCGCAACGGGCTGAACCCGCACTTGGTGGGCGACAGCATGGCCACCGTCGAATCGATCGCGGACCTCGTGCTGCCCAGCGCGTTCTGGCGCGGGCAGATGGACACGAACCTGCTGGTGTCGGCGGAAGAGATCGACGGCCCGGCGGCCCAGACCGTCCGGTACGTCATCTCTCCGGCGGCGCAGTGGTCCGACGGCACCCCGATCACCGGCGCCGATTTCATCTACCTGTGGCGGGCTCTGACCACCACCCCCGGCGTCGTCGACCCCGCCGGGTACCTGGCGATCTCCGACATCCGGACCTCCGACGGCGGCAAAACCGTCGACGTCGACTTCCACCAGCGCGTCGACGACTTCCGCCCGCTGTTTCACCACCTGCTGCCCAGCCACCTCGCCGAGGCCGACGCCTCCGACTTCGCCACCGCCTACTTCGCCACCATCCCCGCCTCGGGCGGGCGCTACATGGTCGCCAACGTGGACCGGGCCCGGGGCATGATCACCCTGCACCGCAACGACCGGTTCTGGGGCCACGGCGCGGCGGACACGGACGTGCTGTCCCTGAAGGAGGTCGACTCCGTCAACCAAGGCGTCGACCTGTTGCGCACCGGCCAGATCTCCTACCTGGACGTCGTGCCGGAGGAGACGTCGGTGGCGGCCTACGAGCTCCTGCCGGACACGCAGGTGCGGCTGGTCGACGGCCCCGGCCAGCTGCAGCTGACTTTTTCCGTCACCTCCGACATCCTGTCGGCGCCCGAGGCCCGGGCGGAATTCGCCGGGCTCATCGACGTGCCCTTCATCGCGCGTCAGGCCGCCGGCCGCAGCGCGAATCTCGCGGTGCCGGAACACATCCCGCCGAACGGGCAGCCGCTGACGCTGCTGCAGGAGGCCACCGGCGGGCAACCGCTGCGGATCGCCGCCGACCCCGCCGGCGAGCAGGCTTCCGCGGCGGCCCGCACCCTGGTCAACGTGCTCGCCCGCGCCGAGGTCGACGCCGAGCTGGTGTCCACGGACCTGATTGACGTGGCCGGTCGACGCCTGCCGGCGGGCGACGTCGACGCCGTCGTCGCCTGGTCCCGCGACGACGACACCCGCCCCACCGCGGTGTCGCCGTTGCTGTGCCCGGCGGACCCCGCGGATCCACGGCTGCGCAATTTCTCGGGTTTCTGCGCCCCGGAGACCCAGGAGGCGCTCAGCGCGTCGTTGGCCGGCGAGCTGGACGCGGAGCAGACGGAGGCGATCCTCCGGGGAGTCAACCAGGCGGAGACGCTGGTCGTGCCGCTGCTGGACGAGCGCCGGGTCGTGGTGCTGGGGCAAGGTATCGTGGGCCCAGACCCAGACCTCAACGCCTGGACGACGGGCCTCGGCGCGGCGTCCACCTGGAAGAGACAAGAACCATGA
- a CDS encoding ABC transporter ATP-binding protein — protein MTGRIAARGYSYRHATRPHPALSAVDLDVAPGERILLTGDSGAGKSTLLAAIAGLLSDDEEGESRGDLHVDGAVGMVLQDPDAQVISTRVGDDVAFGCENLGVPRADIWPRVEEALELVGLDLPLDHPTRHLSGGQKQRLALAGVIAMGARILLLDEPTANLDPAGREQVVAAVARVVKRTGATLIVAEHRATHWLPVVDRILHLGDGLSEIAALPPVPEVPPARPATGEPLVWAEELVTEWGPPRTLALPAGASTVITGPNGAGKSTLALTLAGLLAPLDGKVHYAESVRRGLTGPSIRWKSSDLARRIGYVFQDPEHQFIARTVRGEVGDSPRADDLLERLRLTHLLDANPFTLSGGEKRRLSVATALVDTPGVLILDEPTFGQDETTFIELVTLLRELTDAGVAVASITHDDVFTAALGDQEVRL, from the coding sequence CGCCGCCCGCGGCTACTCCTACCGGCACGCGACTCGCCCGCACCCGGCCCTGAGCGCAGTCGACCTCGACGTCGCGCCGGGGGAGCGGATTCTGCTGACCGGCGATTCCGGCGCCGGAAAATCCACCCTGCTGGCCGCCATCGCCGGCCTGCTCAGCGACGACGAAGAAGGCGAAAGCCGCGGCGATCTGCACGTCGACGGCGCCGTCGGCATGGTCCTGCAGGACCCGGACGCACAAGTCATCTCCACCCGCGTCGGCGACGACGTGGCCTTCGGCTGTGAAAACCTCGGCGTCCCGCGCGCCGACATCTGGCCCCGGGTCGAGGAAGCCCTCGAACTGGTCGGCCTCGACCTCCCGCTGGACCACCCCACCCGGCACCTGTCCGGCGGGCAGAAGCAACGCCTCGCACTCGCCGGGGTCATCGCCATGGGCGCACGCATCCTCTTACTCGACGAACCCACCGCCAACCTGGACCCCGCCGGCCGGGAGCAGGTGGTCGCGGCGGTGGCGCGCGTCGTCAAGCGCACCGGCGCGACGTTGATTGTCGCGGAACACCGGGCCACCCACTGGTTGCCCGTCGTGGACCGCATTCTGCACCTGGGCGACGGGCTGTCCGAGATCGCGGCGCTGCCGCCCGTGCCCGAGGTGCCGCCGGCCCGCCCCGCCACCGGAGAACCGCTGGTGTGGGCCGAGGAACTGGTGACCGAATGGGGCCCGCCGCGCACCCTGGCCCTGCCTGCCGGAGCGTCCACCGTGATCACCGGGCCCAACGGCGCCGGAAAGTCCACCCTCGCCCTGACGCTGGCCGGGCTGCTCGCCCCGCTCGACGGGAAAGTCCACTACGCCGAGTCGGTGCGCAGAGGGCTCACGGGGCCGTCGATACGCTGGAAATCCTCGGACCTGGCCCGCCGCATCGGCTACGTCTTCCAAGACCCCGAGCACCAATTCATCGCCCGCACCGTGCGCGGGGAAGTGGGGGACTCCCCACGCGCCGACGACCTGCTCGAACGCCTACGGCTGACACACCTGCTCGACGCCAACCCGTTCACCCTCTCCGGCGGAGAAAAACGCCGCTTGTCCGTCGCCACCGCCCTCGTCGACACCCCCGGCGTGCTCATCCTCGACGAACCGACCTTCGGACAGGACGAGACCACGTTCATCGAACTCGTGACACTGCTGCGAGAACTCACCGACGCCGGCGTCGCCGTCGCCTCCATCACCCACGACGACGTGTTCACCGCCGCCCTCGGCGACCAGGAGGTGAGGCTATGA
- a CDS encoding AAA family ATPase, whose translation MSERSVVLVDGPSGSGKTTYARRLAQKTGMTLVHLDDFYPGWGGLAEGSRMVAEDVLHPRRPGFWRWDWVHDRRAEWVPLDPADSLIVEGAGAVTEDSIAAASRSGRVRTVRITAPEQVRKERALRRDPGYAPWWEMWAAQEAVHFAGPGHVAVDECLSN comes from the coding sequence ATGTCTGAACGTAGTGTCGTGCTCGTGGACGGACCTTCCGGCTCCGGCAAAACGACGTATGCGCGCCGCCTGGCGCAGAAGACCGGGATGACGCTGGTGCACCTCGACGACTTCTACCCGGGGTGGGGCGGACTCGCGGAGGGTTCACGCATGGTGGCCGAGGATGTGCTGCATCCGCGGCGGCCGGGGTTCTGGCGCTGGGATTGGGTGCACGATCGGCGGGCGGAGTGGGTCCCGTTGGATCCGGCGGACTCGCTGATCGTCGAGGGGGCGGGCGCGGTGACCGAAGACTCGATCGCCGCGGCGTCTAGGTCGGGGAGGGTGCGTACGGTGCGGATCACGGCGCCGGAACAGGTGCGGAAAGAGCGGGCGTTGCGGCGTGACCCCGGTTACGCACCCTGGTGGGAGATGTGGGCGGCGCAGGAGGCGGTGCATTTCGCGGGCCCGGGGCACGTGGCGGTCGACGAATGTTTATCGAACTGA
- the typA gene encoding translational GTPase TypA has product MTSYPEFRNVAIVAHVDHGKTTLVNAMLEQSGAFGDHGGVTDRVMDSGDLEREKGITILAKNTSIRRQGKGKDGSDLVINVIDTPGHADFGGEVERGLSMVDGVVLLVDASEGPLPQTRFVLSKALAAKMPVIICVNKTDRPDARIDEVVEEAQDLLLELASAIDDPEAAEAAETLLDLPVLFTSGREGKASTENPGNGNPPAADNLQALFDVIYNVLPQPSADVDAPLQAHVTNLDSSSFLGRIGLVRIHKGTLKKGQTVAWIHHDEEGNQEIKNVRVAELLTTVGVNRVSTDGPVIAGDIAAISGIENIMIGDTLADPEHPDALPPITVDKPAISMTIGVNNSPMAGRGGGDKMTARMIKDRLDQELIGNVSLQVLPTERPDAWEVQGRGEMALTVLIETMRREGFELTVGKPQVVTEEIDGKLHEPYDHMIIDAPSEYQGNVTQLMAARKGQMTAMSAGAGDWIRMEFDVPSRGLIGFRTTFMTETHGAGIANSFPIEPRPWAGEIKGRPTGSLVADRSGKITAFALQSLADRGTFFVEPGSEAYEGMVVGANNRDEDMDVNITREKKLTNMRAASADTTVTLNKAKTLSLEEAVEFCGADECVEVAPDVMRVRKLILSATERGRARSREKNLNK; this is encoded by the coding sequence GTGACGTCTTATCCCGAGTTCCGTAACGTCGCCATCGTCGCACACGTCGATCACGGCAAGACCACCCTCGTCAACGCCATGCTGGAGCAGTCCGGCGCCTTCGGCGACCACGGCGGCGTGACTGACCGCGTCATGGACTCCGGCGACCTGGAACGCGAGAAGGGCATCACCATTCTCGCCAAGAACACCTCCATCCGCCGCCAGGGCAAGGGCAAGGACGGCTCTGACCTCGTCATCAACGTCATTGACACCCCGGGTCACGCCGACTTCGGCGGCGAGGTCGAGCGCGGCCTGTCCATGGTCGACGGCGTCGTCCTGCTCGTCGACGCCTCCGAGGGCCCGCTGCCGCAGACCCGCTTCGTGCTGTCCAAGGCGCTCGCCGCCAAGATGCCGGTGATCATCTGCGTCAACAAGACCGACCGCCCGGACGCCCGCATCGACGAGGTCGTCGAAGAGGCCCAGGACCTGCTCCTCGAGCTGGCCTCCGCCATCGATGACCCGGAGGCCGCCGAGGCCGCCGAAACCCTGCTCGATCTGCCGGTGCTGTTCACCTCCGGCCGCGAGGGCAAGGCCTCGACCGAGAACCCGGGCAACGGCAACCCGCCGGCGGCCGACAACCTCCAGGCTCTCTTCGACGTCATCTACAACGTCCTGCCGCAGCCGTCCGCCGACGTCGACGCCCCGCTGCAGGCGCACGTCACGAACCTGGACTCCTCCTCCTTCCTGGGCCGCATCGGCCTGGTCCGCATCCACAAAGGCACCCTCAAGAAGGGCCAGACCGTCGCCTGGATCCACCATGACGAGGAGGGCAACCAGGAAATCAAGAACGTCCGCGTCGCCGAGCTGCTGACCACCGTCGGCGTCAACCGCGTCTCCACCGACGGCCCGGTCATCGCCGGCGACATCGCCGCGATCTCCGGCATCGAGAACATCATGATCGGCGACACCCTCGCCGACCCGGAGCACCCGGACGCGCTGCCCCCGATCACCGTGGACAAGCCGGCCATCTCCATGACCATCGGCGTCAACAACTCCCCGATGGCCGGCCGCGGCGGCGGCGACAAGATGACCGCCCGCATGATCAAGGACCGCCTCGACCAGGAGCTCATCGGCAACGTCTCGCTGCAGGTCCTGCCGACCGAGCGTCCCGACGCCTGGGAGGTCCAGGGCCGCGGCGAGATGGCCCTGACCGTGCTCATCGAGACCATGCGCCGCGAGGGCTTCGAGCTGACCGTCGGTAAGCCGCAGGTGGTCACCGAGGAGATCGACGGCAAGCTCCACGAGCCCTACGACCACATGATCATCGACGCCCCGAGCGAGTACCAGGGCAACGTCACCCAGCTGATGGCCGCCCGCAAGGGCCAGATGACCGCGATGAGCGCCGGCGCGGGCGACTGGATCCGCATGGAGTTCGACGTCCCCTCCCGCGGGCTGATCGGCTTCCGCACCACCTTCATGACGGAGACCCACGGCGCGGGCATCGCCAACTCCTTCCCGATCGAGCCGCGCCCGTGGGCCGGCGAGATCAAGGGCCGCCCGACCGGTTCCCTGGTCGCCGACCGATCCGGCAAGATCACGGCCTTCGCCCTGCAGTCCCTGGCCGATCGCGGCACCTTCTTCGTCGAGCCGGGCTCGGAGGCCTACGAGGGCATGGTCGTCGGCGCGAACAACCGCGACGAGGACATGGACGTCAACATCACCAGGGAAAAGAAGCTGACGAACATGCGTGCGGCCAGCGCCGACACCACCGTCACCCTGAACAAGGCGAAGACCCTCTCCCTGGAGGAGGCCGTCGAGTTCTGTGGCGCCGACGAGTGCGTCGAGGTGGCTCCGGACGTCATGCGCGTGCGCAAGCTCATCCTCTCCGCCACCGAGCGCGGCCGCGCCCGCTCCCGCGAGAAGAACCTCAACAAGTAA